The sequence below is a genomic window from Marmota flaviventris isolate mMarFla1 chromosome 9, mMarFla1.hap1, whole genome shotgun sequence.
TGGTGTATTTTTTATTAGggctttataattatatataattgtggggttcattttgacatattcataaatgcatgtaaCATAGCTTACTctatttcaatcctcagtactttcTCTTACCCTTATCACCCCCGCCACCTGATCCCCTTCTACTACAatattgatctcccttctatttatgttttaattggTACATCATAGTTTTATACAAAATTGGTCTATTTTTCAACTGAGAATAATTATTATATCAattgatatttattgaatgtttattcTTCCCAGGCCGTGAGCTAGATCTTATGTACATTAACTCCCTAATCTCTTTAACTCTACAAAATAAACAATATCCTTATGAAGATTTTGTAGATTAGAATAGATACAttgaattaattttgtattttactccAGATTACAGTTAACAAGTGACACAGACAGGATTTAAATCCAGAGGTATGTAACACTTAAGTTGTTGTTTTCAATACCTTCACTCACAGCATTAATTTGGGGGAGAATAAGATAATATACAAAATGTCAGCTATTTCTATTAACAGATGGTTTAGACCATACTGTCGCTATTCCTAATACTCACTTGCAGCTATCATCTTCACCTCCAAAGCAgaaggaggctgaaagtgggtaGAGAGAAACATCCAATCTCCTTCACCACGACACTTGTTTCTGAGGCCAATCTTTATTTACTTAAGGCACCAAATTCAAATAGCTATGAAGGACATTTCTGTTTGTCTCTAAAGCACAGACTATGATTTTTGGAATTCTTTGCCTTCACATAAATGTAAAGTTCCCAAATGGATGAAAATACCTAAGACCAATATGTGCTCAAAGAGACAGGGCCTTGAAAATATTGGACACTTTTTATTGCTTCTAGGATCTGTTCCCCCAATTTGGATAAAATACATCTTGGTTTAGTCTTTTAtccttaatatatatttatacttatttatttttaattgatgcataaatattgtacatattatggggtaccatgtgatgttatCATATAGGTATGCATCATGCAGTGCTCATTAGCAACAACTGGAAGAGATGTGGAGCTGTATCCCCTGCTCCAGATTCAAGGCCACTATGGTAGTGTTGGTGACCTGAAGGCCCTCCAGGCATGGTGGACCTCAAGTCATCTATAAGGTCCAGaacatttaaatgacattttatacTTATATTATTTTGATGTATGTATGCAATATACTTTCTTTTGCTTATATAATTAGgaataaaagcttatttttacttaactaaaattattttggtaAGGCCTCATGTGCCTGAAAGCATATTGTAAATGGAAATACTCTTTATTTGTATGCATAATCTCTCATGAATTAATCTTACCAACTCTAAAATAGCCACTAATTTGAGCAACAGTTGCCGAAATATCAAAGAGTCTATCATGTTTCACTTTAACAATCAAATGacaaatactttataaaaaaatctgaccatgtggagttggggttgtggctcagtggcagagcgctttcctcacacatgtgaggcactgggttcaatcctcaataccacataaaataaataagtaaaacaaaggtattgtgtctatgttcaactaaaaagaattttttttaaaaatctgaccaTGTAAACAGATACAAGTAGTTCAGAATATACACATGCCTtggtttttttccatttcttatacTTTGTTTGCCTTCAAATAAAAGCCATAATGAATCTTTAAATCTCTTCTATGAATATCTTCACCATCTTTCTGCCTAACCCATCTTATCTGTCTCCTTGATGTCCAACATTCTACAAGAAATGTTCCAGACCATGCCTTagccaaaaaagtaaataaataaactattttgtgtttgtttgtttgtgtgtgtgtgtgtgtgtgtgtttagtactgagggtagaacccaggggtgtttcactgctgagctacatccccaagtcctttttatttattttgagacaggacctttctagattgcccagactggccttgaacttgtgatcctcttgcctcggcctctcAAATCCCTTGTATTATCATTGTTGCCCCACTTCCCCAGCTCCTAAAGATACCAtgattatcaaataaaataaccTAAAAGGATTTGGCAACTTGTCTTTTACTTCATAGACAACCTATAAATACAAGCCCTCTTATTCCCTTATATTCAATGTTCTTGAATATTTCTTACAATTACACAACATttgatagttttatttataattcttaaatttaatttagtaAAAATGCTGGATGCAAAGtgatattatttccattttcaaaatgaaaaattgtggctAAGAGAAACTAAGGTAATTCCCAATGTCATACAGATCTTAGTTGGAATAGCTAAAACTCACCCTCAATCttttgatttcaaattatacaatACCACTGACTCCTGCTCATTATGTATAGATTCTTAATTctaaaatgtgattatttttctgattcatattttattttaataacatataCTCTTCaggatttttcttattatttaatgaaTACAGTTTGTTTCCTCCTCAACTAAATTCATAGAGGTAACTTCTAAGTCTTAAACTAGAATGTTAATTTAATGAACTCAAATTTAAAAGTTGTAAAACCTTTGCCTTATTTCAGTTCGAAGGAATTGCTTTTACCAGTGGAATTATTAATATTTCCTGCCTTAAGCTGGCATGTGCCTAGTCTTAAATATAAGACTATGGAGAAGTGCAACTCTTATGGATGCCACTCTTTCtctaataaataaaagacaattcAGCCTAGGAAAAAGAAGGTATTCTCCATGAGTAGAAAAATCTTTCTTTGCCCAATTCATATCAcacagaaaactttaaaaaaataaatttctcatagTCTTAACTGAACTTTCACAGAATAGGCTCTTCCTCTCTAAAATTGATTGATTATCCCTCTGCAGTAATCTTGGCTTGAACAAATATCTGGATGATTTTCTTTCGAATTTCTTTGGTCTTCACAGTATAGACTATGGGGTTGAGCACAGGAGGTACAAGAAGGTAAGCATTAGCCATGAGGGCATGGGTCAGTGGTGACAGGTGCTTTCCAAAGCGATGAATGACAGAAACCCCAATCAGTGGCACATAGAAGATGAGCACAGCACAGATGTGTGAAACACAGGTGTTGAGTGCCTTCCACCGGCCCTCCCTGGAGGCAAGAGCCATCACTGTCCGGAGTATGAACACATAAGAGAGGAGGATAGAGAGGGAATCTGAACCCTTGGTGAAGACAACAGCAATGAGGCCATAGAGACTATTGACACGAGTGCTGGCACAGGCAAGGCGCATGACATCTTGGTGGAGGCAGAAGGAGTGGGAGAGGATGTTGGAGCGGTAGAAGGGAAGCCGCTTGATGAGAAAAGGCACTGGGAAGACCACACAGACTGCCCTTGACAAAATGGCCATCCCCGTTTTGCAGACCACTCTGTTGGTTAGGATGGTGCTGTACCTAAGGGGGTTCCAGATGGCCACTACCCGATCAATGGCCATGGCCACCAGCACACCTGACTCAATGGCTGAAAAGGTGTGAATGAAATACATCTGAACAAGACAGGCATCAAAGGCAATGAACTTGTAGTTGAACCAGAATATGCCTAGCATAGAGGGCAAAGTACAAAGAGTGAGCCCCATGTCTGCAAAGGCCAGCATACACAGAAAGTAGTACATGGGGATATGCAGGGATAATTCAGACTTGATGGTGGAGATGATGACGCCATTGCCAAAGAGAGCAATGACATATATGGCACCCAGAGGGAATGCCATCCAGTAATACTCCTGTTCAAGTCCTGGAATTCCAGTTAAGACAAAGTATGGGTGTTGAAAGTGGGAGTAGTTATTACCTGCCATGGAACCACTGTGATGTGGGCATGGGGAGCTGGTAGGATCCTGATGAGCGACTTCCTAAAAATACAGTGACAGGGATTAATGATATGTTAAAACCTGACTTCCCTGTACCCATTCTATGTCCCCATGGCTGTGTGCAAGGGAAAAGGGtaacataaaagaaaacagagatccTGAGATTACTACTCTGAGGTATGGCCTACTGAGGAAATTTTGACTAGCTCAGAGAAAAATGACCTACCCAAGGACAAATAAGTCACATTCAATTTAAGCAAATCCATTCAGTAAAAATCTTCTATCTGTCCTGTCCTTTCTTTCTAATCAGTATCTTATAAGCTGGTGAATTGAAAGCTGAGGACAAATAACACAGTCATATAAATCTAACAGaatcaatataaaatatgaaattgattTTCCATAAATGATTCAACTACTAACAAATCATACTCTTTGCCCAGAGCTTTCTAGAAGGCAGTAGGACTTTATCTAGGGCAGATGGAAATGTCCAGTTCACATGCTGATATTTCCACTTTGAGCATAACTTTCCTTCATCCCCCCTGAGCTTGGATATGCTCTCAGAATCATGTTTAACCCAGACACCACAGACCGCTTCTTAAATCATTTAAATTGAAATGAGTTTGTTGTTTCTACATTAGCAAGATCTTAGCAGGAGGGAGAGTAAATTATACTTGGGAAAGCAACAAGAAGATTCCTTTTTAGAGTAATCCATTCTATCCAAACAGAAGTAAGACACCAGGGCTCACCTAAAGATATTTTCAGGATTGAAATCATAATCTTCTACAGCGAAAGCACAGCGATCATGCCACATCTGACTTAGGGAGTATTATAGAGGCCTTAATGGAGATTCGGAAGATGTGCTTATATTTCCAGAACCAGTAACCTCTCTTTATCTTAAAGAGCCCCCTGATGGAGTTTTGACATGATTGAAGTCAGAACACGCCCTCTTTCAAAAGCTCTCAACCTTAAGATTCTCATCTGTTGTCTTTATCAATTGATTGGAATAAAGTTTGCTGAGAACTCTAGATACATATATCTCATATTAAGTTCCTCCTATGCAGTCCCTGTATGTGAACATGTGGATAATAACAGTGTCTGTCCCATAGGATCAATGTGTGAATTAAAATGTAAAGGCTATAGAAAGAAATGTGTGCTTTTATTATGATCACTAggaataaaaatttttgtttctcatGTATTCTTAGTATTGATattagatttttgtttcttttttttccttgattttgttgttgtaggTTTTGGCAAGAGCTCTTTTCAATCAGTAGAAGTGGAACTAATAGATACTCTCCTGCCACAAAGAATAAcaattaatttgtaattttttttaataaagtattttgTTCTTTACTGTGCAATTATTGAATATCCCACTCCCAGACTCTGTTCCCATCCCTGGCTGACACATTCTCATgatgaacaaaaaaaattagaacttttCAAAAATCTCCTCAAATACCCTCTCTAAAGATTTGTAATTAAGATTTCCCCAGCCAgaacattttatctatttatataaaatatccctTTCCTTCCATTATTATTATGAAAGACTAACTATTCAAATACATGATCTATTAGATCTCTGCCATATATGTTCTGTCTGTCTTGATAAACTATTGTTTAAGTTTTGGGGTgtctcagtaatttttttaagaaagtgcctactaaatttttcaaataactaTAAAAAATGGGATGAGGAAAAATTTTAAGAGGTGAGAAAATGAcaggaggagaagaaaataaggtgagaggaagaaaagagaaatgtgagaaaaagaaaaaaaaatccatgaatagcagagataaaaaaaaaatcaatctatttCACTATTTGTtacataatgaaaatgaaaatagcttTATCTTGCTCACTTCTTGTTACTAGCAAACCAGAGgagaaaatagaggaagaaacTACACAGCCTTATTGAGGAAGATTATAACTAAGTACACCAGGAGCTGGGGACTCCATCAGAGGGGACAATCCAAATCACATCTCCTGGCCAAGACCCTGACCTTCTGATATGAGTCCTCAGATGTTGTTATTAATCTATATTGTCCAAGACCTAGAAAATAGAGTTCAAATCTATCTTCAAATATTAGGCTCTTAGGCTGAAGTTCATGCTTTGGCATTTTATTTGACCTTCATCTCTGGCATCTGGGGAAAAACAGATCATACAAGCATCTGTAGCTCTCCTTTAGGTTCCACAAATCATGTGGCCTCATTATAGGTACTGTATTGAAGAAGCACATGGAGAATAGAATAAGATTATAAAATCTATTATATGATAACagcaaataatgaaacaaaagcaAACTTTAATTGCTGTAAACACTAAAGAATATACAGGATTCCAGGCATTCTGACTGTGGTGGATAATAGAGTAAGATGGAGACTGAAACTAACAGGAAAAACTTACCCTTCATTTTTCTGGGATGATTGGTGGGCAGGGAGGACtggaaaaaataggaataaaaactCTCTTCATGTAAAGATTAATTGTAACCATCCCTTACTTGATGGTAGGACCATGAATTCCCTTCTCAAGTGGGGGGAATCCCAAACTCCAAACATCATAGGCTCTAGTGACAGGAATTTTAAAGACTCAGTGTCTAACAAATATAGAGATATGCACAGCATGTTCCACAGGTGACAGGAGCCCTCTGCCTACACTAATTCCAGTGGCTAGGAATTCCCTGTCAGAGGCATGCAGTCATTATAAAGAATCAAATATCTACCCTTCTCTTTGAAGAGGGTCACCTTATGTGTCATTAGATTAAAATTAGTtggcttcatattttttttcttttaaagcaggTCTGAGTGAAAAAGAAGACAAGACACATGAAAAAGCATGTTTGGGTTGGGGaatgaaaaacaagggaaagaaaagagtcaCAGAAAGAAGTTGTGGGTGATGATACCCTAAAATATGCTGTCCATGGCCCACTTTATCCTTTTGTTTTGAAACTGACCTGGCTGCTGAGAGGAGCCCTTGTAGATGAGGATTCCTAAATAGCCTGAGGCTCACCTGGCAGAAACATTGCCATTACCTTGTGAGGACTTTTATGGCCTGAGCTGCTCCAGTTCTGCTTTACTGTACCACAGAGATCCACAGATCAACAAGCAGGGTTAATCCCGGGAGCTTCCGGGACGGAGGAAGTCTCTCCAGGTCTGTACAATCACCCCTAGCTATCACGTATGGGAAATAAGAGTCACCAAGGAAGCTATTAGGAAAGAgacacaggagagagagagagagagagagagagagagagagagagagagagagagatgggaaaatCTAGTCACAGCCCAATCACAGTCTCTTGGGGCCATGTGGTGAAGCCCACTGTTTCCATGCTCTaaccatgccttttttttttccaaacatcagcaaatctaacaaaagaaaatcTCAAGAAAAAGTGATTTCATGGATTTTGCATTTAAAGGTTATTCCGAAGTTGAAACAACTCCCcagcaaataattattttgattattttacctACATTTTCAGGTTTTAATATCAACCCAATAATAGTAAGTCATGTCCTCTGCAAAAGGAAAGCAGAAAGCCCTTCAATAAGTGATCAATCAATGCAATCAATCACAAGACAATGAATATTTCTTGATAACTCATTATAATCTTCAGGTAATACTTCTCTCCTTATATGCcctatgaataataataataatagcaaataacAAAGCAATTCATCCACAGCAATGGTAATAACCAACAATATCCTATACTAATTTTGAACTTTGTCATTAATGTTATttatcactttcattttttaCCTTAATCATCATAATACTCATAAACCTTCACAATAATTCTCCTGTGAAGTAAATGATAATAGTATTATCATCCTCACTATTGAAGAGACAAAAGAGGATCACACTGGAAACTGACCCAGACTCTGGGTAATTGTAAGAATTAGATTATAGAAATCACTTAGGATAGAAGTAAAAGAGCAAGGGCTCCTCACTGCCCTACATGTATTCTAGACCTCCCAGTTCTTGAAGGTCACCCTGGGTGTAAGAAAGAAATGCTCATATAGAATGAAGTTCAcacacttagcatggtattctccaactccatccatttacctgtaaatgccatgattattctcttttaatgcttttatatatatatatatatatatagatagatagatagatagatagatagatacacacacaccccacagtttcttttccattcatctattgaaggacatctaggttggttccacaattcagctactgtgaattgtgctgctataaacattgatgtggctatgtcattgtggtatgctgtttttaagttctttgggtaaaAACttaggagtggggtagctgggtcaaatggcagctccattccaagttttctaaggaatctccatactgccttccagattggttgatggagttggagaatatcatgctaagtgaagtaagccaatctcaaaaaaccaaaggccaaatgttttctctggtaagtggatgctgatcacTAATGGGGATggagggaacatgggagggatggagggaacatggaaggaatggaggaattttggacaaagcaaagggagggggcagggtggtagaaaagatggtggaatgagatggacatcattaccctaggtacataaatgaagacacaaatagtgtgactctactttgtgtagaaccataaaactgaaaaattgtgctccatttgtgtactatgagctgaaatgcattctgctgtcatgtataagaaATTAcacctaattaattaattaaagaaaaaagaatgagactCACACACTACTGTCAGTCATCTACCATTCTTCTACGTGGCAGTCCCAGAAGAACTCAAAATCAATGCagattgttctttctttttttcatttgttctttttagatctacatgagagtagagtgtattttgacatattgtccATACATGGagtattatttattctaattaggatcctattcgtgtggttgtacatgatgtggagtttccctggtcatgtattcatatacaaggataggaaagttatgtctgattaattctactgtctttattattcccctcccttttcctttcccttcatcctCCTTTGTCTAACCCAATAGACTTTCACTCTTTCCCTCtctatctctacttttttgtgggttagcatctacatatcacagagaacattcagcctttggttttttgggactggcttatttcacttagaatgatctTCTCCTGCACCtcaaataaagcattaatctccaggatatacacaggactcaaaaaacttaacagcaaaataacaaataacccaatcaataaatgtgcaaaggaattgaacaaacACTTCATATAAGAAGATAtgtgaatggtcaaaaaatatatgaaaaatgttcaacatctttagcaattagagaaatgcaaattaaaattacactgagattccatctcattccagtcagaaaaGCTATTATAAAGAATaccagtaacaataaatgttggcaagaatgtgggggaaaaggttcactcataaattgctagtgggactgaaaattgttGCAGACTGTTCTTTCAATACCATAAAGTTCTAATTCGCATCACATAATCACTCCTTCAGCAGATTTGAACTAATGAACGTATTAATTTGCATAATAATTAATTAACACATTGCATACCCtacctctttgttttctactactTATATCATCTTGCAGCTCAGTCAtactattattcatatttttcttctatatggACACATAAGATATTGATTAAATCCTTATAGTTTTCTTCTAATTGTTCCACCAAATTGTCTTATCACTTATCTAAGTTCATCATTTATGATCTAATATGGATTATAATCTCTTTTAACTTTGTCATACAATATCAACTTGAGTATAAAACTGAGCAAAGTTTACCAtgcctctttttaaatttgaaccTCTTGAAAGCTGAAAAGGATATGTATTAGACCAGATTTTATGGCCCTACAAATTTagggaatttatattttattaattattttaatcatacttggattaatccactgataggaattaactagttggtaactgaaggcaggtagggtatggctggaggagataagtcactgggggtatgcctttggggtttatattttatccccagtgagcagagctctctttgtttttgttttttgtttgtttgtttgtttgtttgccaagccctgagctactttcctctaccacacccttccaccatgttgtCCAGCCTCATCTCAcatccagagcaatggagtcagccatccacggactgagacctctgaaatcgtgagagccaaattaacttttccttcttgaaattgttcttgtcaggtctttttgtcacagcaattaaaaaaagaaataaagaaaagaccttctttatatatatttaattatctcATCTCAAAagcaatttcaaaaatttacCACATATTGAACTCCCTCCTCAACTGAATCTTTTCAACCATCACTTCCTATTCAAAAATCTTTTCCTACTCATTCAAAAATTTTGTGATTTGATCTGATTTCTCTCAATCCCCCACCCAAAGCTACTTATCGAAATACATCCATCTCCATCCTTTCCTTTCCAGAATTTAAGTAAATTCCCTCTTCTTAGGCTCGGTTGAAATGTGGGTGTGGAGATTTGAGCAGGCAACGCTAGACAGTGATACCCCACTCTACCCTACTCCACCACTTCACTCTGCTGTATGGATGTGAGAAAGTGTAGTAAAGAATGGGGTGGGAAGGGATGTCTTCACTCTCCCTCACTTACAGGAGGATAGCAGGAGAGGGTGTACATAAAACAACCATGATCTTCTCTCCTTGACTAGAAGAGGAAAGACATTCTTAATAATATAGACTCTGCCCCTTCCACTGTAGCACTGTAGCACGTCCTTTTCAATAGTTTGTTTTCATGATTATTACCACTCCATTATTCCATTATTGACTCCAGAGAGAATCTCTGAATGTTATCAGAGTCAGTGCAGATATGTGGAGGAAGTACATGTTTatttaaggaataaatgaatggaagcaGAAAAACAGGTGTAATTTAAACTACCAGGGGTAGGGTATGACCTGATGTGGTTGCTAAATTTGAACATGGAGTCTGCTACTCTGCAGTCTAATAATCACTACTTTTTATATTAGTATATTTGAGCACTTGGTGTTGTTTAGGAAAGGCATTGAGTACAATGATGTAGATGTAGTTTGGGCAGTAAGACACAGAAGagaatttattttcaagaatctAGAAATGGAATATAGGACCTGGGAGAAAAGATAGATTTttgactgttatggtttagaaatgtGATGTCcaccaaaacctcatgtgtgacaatgcaagaaatgcagaggtgaaatggttagattatgaaaACCATAATTGAATCTGTGTAGAATAATAAGTTGGgacttaatcagtggattaatccactgatagaagttggtaactgaaggcaggtatggtatggctggaggagataggtcactgagggtgtgcctttgttttttgtttgtttgtttgcttgtttgttttgccatgtcctgagctgttttcctctaccacactcttccactatgtTGTCTGGCCTCATCtcatgcccagagcaatggagttagccatctatggactgagatctctgaaataatgagtgccaaataaactttttccttcttgaaaaaaaaagctaactaaaccACTGACTTCATGAAATACAGGAAATATCAAATTACTTGTATAGGTTTTTCAGGTCTGAGACAAAAAGTTTACTTGACCTCACAGTTCCATTCAACACGTGTATAAAACATATCCTTATGTCCCTGTACCCATTCTTGAATTAGGGAATAATGAGAAGAGTGAACTTAGCCATTAAGGAGGCAAAGTACATAATTGAGACTCTCAGAGAAATCATTTACCCTATAAATGTGTTCAAATATGGGTCACAGGTATTCACAAAATGAGAATACTATAAGATCTTATGTAGAAATTAGAAGCTTGTCAGAAAAAGTACAAATTGAACGTTTGGTAGTTGTAAAGAATTCGATTATAAGTTGATATGGGCTTTATCAGAGAGTTACTATGCTTACAAAGGCACAAATCCACATGTAAATTGCACTTACTTGAAATAACATGAGGTCATTAGTTTTACATGGATAGAATCCATGTTGTGGGACAGGGGGAGAGAATggagagagcgagcgagagaaagaaaatggacagTTGCTGATCTTGAATAACAGGCAAAACTGTTACGGAAATAGGCAGCAGACATGTGTATATGGGCTAGTAGGTTACAACAGCACCAGCAGAAACTCACATGCACTGTGCCGTGCCCTGATGCCACTCCTCTTTAAAATGCTTCTTGAACATCTACCTACTCGTTTATACTTACACTCCAATAGCCCAAGACTAGGCACTCATTACCTCCTGCCCAGCTGAGCTGGACTTCTGACTATTTCTATGTTGCTAGTCTCTGCCCTGATGGTCCAGTTTACTCACAGCTGCCAGATTCAGCTTCCTGGGACATCTCTGTCATCAATTATTTATAGATAAATTAAATAGTAACTGAGAAAATACTTTATTAAAGGCATTGTCTAGATATATTGGTAAATACAGAAATgtatacagaaaaaataatgataataaataatgacCTCATGAAGAAGATGATGTCAATAAGAGACAGATGATGAAGCTCCAAGTTCTCCTTCCATAGTCACAAGTTAGCACAACACACAGGTGATAACATTGCTGTGAGAATGCTAGGTGTCAGCTGAGTAACTACAGTACCCAGGCCAGCATAAAACCAAGAAGTCATTCCAgcaaaaagttaagaaaattcATGACATTTCTGTTTGTGTTCTTCTACCTACCCAAGGAAGTATCTTTAAAACAAGAGGAAGCTTCCCATCCTTAGGCTCCTCCTCCTTTgggataaaaacaaagaaattaaccATAATTTCAGGGTTTTTGCTTGTCTGAGAACTTCTCAAAGGACTGGTTTGTTTCACTTGTGCACAGACAAATTATGCACAATAAAATTATCTCTGGTCACAGAGGATATGATTTGA
It includes:
- the LOC114098295 gene encoding olfactory receptor 51H1-like, which encodes MAGNNYSHFQHPYFVLTGIPGLEQEYYWMAFPLGAIYVIALFGNGVIISTIKSELSLHIPMYYFLCMLAFADMGLTLCTLPSMLGIFWFNYKFIAFDACLVQMYFIHTFSAIESGVLVAMAIDRVVAIWNPLRYSTILTNRVVCKTGMAILSRAVCVVFPVPFLIKRLPFYRSNILSHSFCLHQDVMRLACASTRVNSLYGLIAVVFTKGSDSLSILLSYVFILRTVMALASREGRWKALNTCVSHICAVLIFYVPLIGVSVIHRFGKHLSPLTHALMANAYLLVPPVLNPIVYTVKTKEIRKKIIQIFVQAKITAEG